The nucleotide sequence TGCGCGTTCCAGGGGTTGCTACCTGCATTGCTTTGGTGGAGCAATATAAGATGCTGCCAAATATCCGTCGGCACTCCTTACTTGTTGCCCGGATTGCCGAGCTGCTTGCCCAGCAACTTCATGAGAGGCTGCCAGAAGGCCAGGTCCCTGATCAGGATCTCTGCGTGAATGGGGCCCTGCTCCATGATATCGCGAAAACGCCCTGCCTGAAGGAGGGGTGTGATCATGCTGCAACCGGGGCAGAGATCTGTCAACGACACGGGTATCCTGAGATAGCCGAGATCGTGGCTGGCCATGTGATTCTCCAGGACTTTTCTCCAGAGAGATATAGGCAAGGTCTTTTTCTGGCCCAAGAGATTGTCTACTATGCGGATAAGCGGGTCCGGCATGACACCATTGTTAGTTTGGACGAACGCCTGGAATATATTCTGGAAAATTATGGGGGAAACGACGAGCGCGTTCAGGGATTGATACGGGATAACTTCAGCAGGTGTGAGCAGCTTGAGGACGTTCTCTTTACCTTTCTTGATTTTTTTCCTGAGCAATTAGACCGCAAGGTTAAACAGCATGCTGGTCAGAGCTCTTTAGCTGGACTGTCTTTTGAGGCGACTTGCTCAGAGCAGGGCGTGGTCTGAGGTTGAGAGATTATCCAGGGCCGCCTGCTCAAAACGATTTTGAGGGTCAATGCCGAAAAATTTCTTTGCAAGCGTCTTGCTTCCCCTTGAAAAAATACGTATATTGAAATGAGTAGGAAAAATACTCCAGCACCTTCCCCTATGATATCGTGACAAAGCTCTCGGCAAATGCGTCGACACCATATATCAACATGCCTCGCCAGATAACGAGCAGATAATAACGGAGTAATAAACTGTGGAAATTTTTTTTCTCGGTGTCGGAGAGACCTGTGACACAGCGCACGGCAACAGCTCCTCTATATTGACAACAAATAATGGAACCAGGATATTACTGGATTGTGGCTTTACGGTGCCGCACCAATACTTCCGTATTGTAGAGGACCCAACCCGGCTGGATTATATCTGGATCTCTCATTTTCACGGCGATCATTACCTCGGCCTTCCCCTGCTCTTTCTCCGTCTCTGGCAAATGGGCCGGACAAAACCACTGGCCATTGTTGGTCAGAAAGGTATTGAAGAATGGGTTATGAAACTGCTGGAAATGGCCTATCCTACCTTCAGTCAAAAGATCGGTTTTTCTTTTAAGTTTCATGTTATTTCTCCAAGGGCAACTGCTCATATAGCAGGAATGGAGTGGTCAACAGCACTGACCCAGCATACGCAGTATAACCTTGGATTGCTGCTGAAAGATGGGAGTAAAAAACTCTATTATAGTGGTGATGGGCGGGCCAATACCCGGGTGCGAAGGCTCATCCGTGGGTGCGACTTCGCTATCCATGAATCATTCAATATGGTTGACACTTATCCTTATCATGGTTCTATTACCAGCACCTTGAAGTTGGCCGATGAAATGGATATAGGGCAGGTTGCCTTGGTGCATCTGGAACATAGTCTGCGAAAAAACGAGATTGATACCATAAAACGCATAGTGCAGGACAGGCCCAATACCCTGCTACCCGTTGCTGGTGATCGCCTGAGTTTCTAATCCGCCTGCCGCCCCGCTTCGCGGTATCTCCTCTGTAAAACTCGTACAGGAATAGAATACATATGACATCCAGAACCCTACAGGTATTGACAGTACTTCTTTTATCTCTGCTTATCCTCTCCATGGTCCCTGTTGCGGCAACAGCAGGAGGCAGAAAGCCGCAACGCCCCAAGGCAAAACCTGCTCTCCGCTTTGATGCAAGGGATGACGCGTCACCAAAGTACATCAGGATGGCGGATAACTTTTTTGTTTTTTATGACCCTTCCACAGCCATGGCAGTGCCTTATAAAAAAACGGGCATGACCCGCCTGGAGATGTCTAAACAGATTCTCTTGAAGAGTAATGCTGCTATGCCGGATCTGCGCTGGCAAACAGGTCTTTATCCTCATTGGAAGAATGTGATGTGGCTTCCTGCCTCGCCAGGCAGTTTTCAGCCCTACTATGCCTTACAGAATTACGATAAGGATAACTTCGCCAGCGCACTTGGGGAATTGCCGGTGCTCAGTTCCGGGCCCCCTATGCTGCAAATGTCCCTGATGAAGATGGAGTATCTTTTGGGGCTCCCTGGTCGTACGGAGATCTTTCTCTTTACCAACGGTGAGGATGCCCGTTTCAAGGGGATTGATGAGCCTGCTCCGTTGTTCCAGGCCGAGATGCTGGCCAGGAAGTACGATATCTGCTACACGATCATCAGCAGTGCAACCACACCAGAGGCGGAGAGATTACTCCATAAAATCGCTGAGGTGAATGACTGTTCACAGGTGGTTGATTTTGATACCGTTGCTGCTCATCCCGAGTATCTCTTTGGTCGCCTATATATGACACCGGATGGGCTTTTTGACAACGTCCTGTTCGCTTTTGACAAGGCAAATATCCGCAGGAAATACCGGGGAACCTTGGATCGGTTGGGGAATTATCTCTTGGAACACCCAACCCATTATGCTGTCCTCTCTGGATTCTGTGATATTATCGGCACGGAAAAATACAATATGCGTTTATCCCAGCGCAGGGCAGAGCGTGCGCAAAAGTATCTGCTGGATCATTTCCCGGCGCTTACCAAGGAACGTATCCTCCTCTACTGGTACGGGTATGCCCACCCGGTTGCCTCGAATAAGACCGTAGCTGGGCGACGCCTGAATCGTCGGGTCACCATCATGATTCGTAAGGGCTTCTGAGGAAATCCCGTTCCTGACCATGACACCGGATATCCTGCTGACCGACATCTGCCTGCCCGATCCCTTTGGGGATGCGCCGCTCAAATCCAACTGCTGTCTCGCCATCCAGGGAGACAGTATTTGCCAGATCGGACCAGCACATGAGTTCGACGCGCTTGAGGCGAAAAGAGTTATCAAGGGCCGCGGCCAACTGGCCCTCCCTGGCCTGATAAATGGTCATTGTCATGCAGCCATGACCCTTTTTCGTGGCTTGGCTGATGATCTCAGTCTCGCAGATTGGCTGAATAACTATATCTTTCCTGCCGAGGCCAGGTATGTGCAACCGGATATGGTCTATTGGTGTAGTAAGCTTGCTGCCGCTGAAATGATCTTTTCCGGCACGACTACGGTTGCAGATGGCTATTTTCATGAGCATCATGCGGCCAAGGCTTTTGCCGAGACAGGTCTGCGCGCCGTTGCAGCCCAAGGTGTTATTGACTTTCCTGCCCCAGGAGTGCCTGACCCTGAAAAAAAGATTAACCATGCCGCTGAATTCCTTACTCAGTGGCGGAGCCATCCACTCATTCGTCCGGCAGTCTTTGCCCATTCGCCCTATACCTGCTCCCCAGGTACCCTGGTGGCGGCAAAAGAGCTTGCCCGTTCTGAAAAGACACTGTTTTTTATCCATACAGCGGAGACTGAACAGGAGATCTCGATGATACATGACAAACAGGGGGATTCTCCTGTTCGTCACCTCCATAACTTAGGTCTTCTTGATGCCGGGACGGTTTGTATTCATGCTGTCTGGCTGGATGAGCAGGATTTGGATATCCTTGCCGAAACCGGTGCCGGTATTGTGGTCTGTCCTCAAAGTAGTCTTAAACTGGCCTCTGGAAAAGCCCCGCTTCAGGCAATGCTTGCGCGCGGTATTCGGGTAGGAATCGGTACAGACGGGGCAGCAAGCAATAACCGCTTGGATTTGATTCGGGAAATGGATAGCTGTGCCAAGCTGAACAAACTACGAAACCTTGATCCCGTGGCAGTCCCAGCCAATACTCTTGTGAATATGGCAACCCAAGGAGGGGCTGCTGTTCTTGGACTGCACAGGAAAATCGGACGACTGGAGGAGGGAAAGCACGCAGATATCATGCTGGTCAATCTTGATACGCCCCATCTTCAGCCTGTGCATGGCTCGGACCTGCCCCTGTATGCAATCCAGGGCTCGGATGTTCAAACTGTGCTGATCAACGGGATTTTGGTGATGCAGGATCGAAAAATCCTCAGCTTTGATCTGGAAGAAACCGTTGAACAGGTCCGTCGACTGGCTGAACAGGTAAAGAAAAGTCTGTGATGATGGGGGCGACATCTTGCTTGGTGAAGGGCCACCTTGCACAAGCATTTTAAGCTCATCGAAAGAGCGGGGCTGTTCCAAAAGGTAAAACACCCGTTGCTAGCCATTCGATCCAGCTTTTCGACGCTTTGTCATGTGTCGGCCAAGGGGCTGGCGATCTCTATTGCTCAAAAAAGAAGGCAAGTGAAGATACCCGCAGATTCATCGGCATGATGATGTCACTTTCAATTATCTTCATTACCTTCCCTTTCACAAAACCGCATTTTTTGTCAGGAACTACAGGCGGTTATTTCTTTCTTAGGCGAAAAAGTCCTGTCCTGCAATAAAAAACACTCACCCTTGCCTTTTGTAACATCAGATTATTGAATGGAATATTTATGCCTGCGGATGAAATGAAATGTTTCGGCAGTATTCCTTGATCAGTTGGAGTCGCTGTTTGACGGTCATGCGGAAGTAAAAGGGGCTGAACATCAATATATGGATAGCGTTACGACGTTTCATTTTTTGTACCTCTATTGAACTCTTGTTTTCTGTAATATTATACTATATGGTTACGGGTATAAAAAGTTATACTTTGTGTTTTTTTGTTTGGCTCTGGGGGCTAATTTCACACCTGCATGTTCGGATAATTTGTTGAGCTTGAGCATCCATGGGCTGGCTGTGGCTTGGATGTTTTCTTTTTTCTTTTTTTTTCAAGGTGGTTGATACCTTTTCTTCTCGGTTTTCCTTTGAAAGTGGTCAGTGAAGCCGATCAGGATTCCCCTCTTTCATGTTATATTGTCCCCCCCCCTTTTTTTTTCTTTCGTAGCCCCTGATCTGGTTTTTGGCGATTTTTCCATTTTTATCGTCCGATAGTGCTGTTTTCAGCATACTCAGTGTAAAAAAAGTGTGATGGTGTGGCAAAATCAACCATTCGTAGATGTACTCTTTGAATGGAGTAAAATATAATTCTTACGAAAAAACAAAATACATTTTGAATTTTATCACGTGAATGTAGAGGTAAAGGTGGGATGGTATGAATATGAAAAGACCGAGGCAGCAGAGAATAGATTTACCTGACTATATAGCGACCCTCAAAGAGGGGGATTGCGGCTTTACGGGTATATTAAAAGGCGTATCCCTTAACGGATTTCAGGTGGTTTTTTGCCCTGCGGATGTACAACTAATTTCTGAGCTGAGTCTTTTAGATCCCCTCCCCATTTGCCGCAACAGAAAAATTAAAATCGTTGTTTCCAAAAAACTGGGCAACGAGAATTATAAGGAGAGATATTGCTCAAACTTGAGGAGAAAACACTATAGAGTGACAGCGTATGCGCGATGGTGGATAGAAAAAGATAATTCAGTGGAGGTTGGTTTTGAGCTTCCTGTGATTACTCTTGATTGGAAATTATTTATTTCGAGCTTTTAAGATGATAATCTTCTGATCTGGTCAGCATGCCTTGCTGCCCTGTCCTTAGTGCTAAGTCATGACTAAATTTTAGGGTTACCATTTCCGGACCAAATCGAAAGATGGAACAATTACGGAAACGACCAATCCTAAATTTTAGCTTTTACAGAGCACTGGTTGTTTTTTGATCTTTCCGTAGCGCGTGCCCCCGTCTATTTTTGTTTTGCCCTAACCATTTTCTTCCTCTTGTCTTCCCCTGTTTGGTCCTGAAGCTCAAGCCCGCAGTCTTGGTCTGTCGCATCCAGTTGATGAGGGCCATAAAAAGGGATATCAATTCATGGAGGAGATCATTTTTTTGTTTTGTTCGTCATGAGGCGGGCAATAAGCCCATCTGTGCTTTCCGAGAGCCAAAAACAAAAAAAAGGACTTAACGAAAAAACGTTAAGTCCTTGAAAGCTCTATGGTGACCCCAAGGGGAATCGAACCCCTGTTTACGGCGTGAGAGGCCGTCGTCCTAACCGCTAGACGATGGGGCCATAAAGTGTGAAGAGGTATTTAACCTCTTTCGCTCTCATTGTCAATGTTGTTTTTTGCTTTTTCTTCTTTTTTTGCCGGGAGCCTGCCAAATAATGTCGTGCTCGCCTTGAGCTCTGCGGCAAGGGTCTTGGTGATAAATTGTGGGGCACAGCGCCATTGCCAATTATTACTCGCTGTTCCAGGTTGGTTCATGCGGCAGTCGTTGCCAAAACCCAGGATATCCTGCATGGGCAGGATAGAGAGCGCGGCCACAGAGGACTGGGCCAGGTAGATCATCTGCTTATGAAAATGACCAGCATCAGTATCCTGACAATTGGCATAACGTCTGGCTAATGCCTTGGCCTCGCGAGGTACCTCCTTGCTGAGGTACCAGCCCACGGCAGTATCGTTATCGTGAGTGCCGGTATAGACCACGCAGTTGCGGCTCATATTCTGGGGCAGATAGGCGTTCTCTGGATCGTCGTCAAAGGCAAAGAGGAGGATTTTCATGCCTGGGAACCCCAGATCATCGCGTAATTTTTCTACAGCCGGGGTAATGATGCCTAAATCCTCAGCAATGATCGGGAGGTCACCTAGCTGTTTTTTCATCTCTTCAAAAAAGGAGCGGCCTGGACCATCTTTCCAGGAGCCGTTTAATGCGGTTTCCTCTTCTGCCGGGACGGACCAGTAGGATTCAAAGCCGCGAAAATGATCAATGCGGATAATATCTACAGTCGACAGGATGGCCTGCAGGCGTTGCTGCCACCAAGTGAGCAGTTTTTTCTGCACCGCTCCTTTGCTTTGCCAACGATAGAGAGGATTCCCCCAGAGTTGTCCTGTGTCACTGAAATAATCAGGGGGCACACCTGCCACGTGGGTCGGTTCTCCGGTTTGAGGCGATAAAGTGAATATTTCCTGATGAGCCCAGACATCAGCGGAGTCAAGGCCCACATAAATAGGCAGGTCACCTATGATCTGAATCCCTTTTTTTTGTGCATAGCTATGCAGTTTTTCCCATTGTCTGAAAAAAAGGTATTGCTCAAACTGGAAATAACGAATCTCCTTCTGTAATTCCTTTGTTGTCCTGCGGATAGCTTCCGGCTGGCAGCAACGGATTTTTTGGGGCCATTGCATCCAGCCTTGCTGGTGAAACTGCTGCTTTAAGGCCATAAAGAGGCTGTACATTTTCAGCCAATGGTGAGTATCAATAAGCTTTGTGAAAAAACGATCCTGCTCAGCCGGAGCGGTCTGTTGCTGGAAGGTCTGCCAGGCCTTGTTGAGGGTCCCTTTTTTCCAGGCTGTGACCTGCGCAAAATCGACCAGGAACTCAGAAAAGTTATGCTCTGGCAGGTCAGCTGTGCTCAGTAGGCCGTCCTGGATGAGCTGCTCCGGGCTAATGAACAGGGGGTTGCCTGCAAAGGCAGAACTGCTCATATAGGGTGAGTTGCCGAAAATCTCATTTGTCGGACCGAGAGGCAGGACCTGCCAGTACTGCTGGCCACTCTGGGCAAGGAAGTCGATAAAGGCGAAACTCTCCGGCCCCAGATCACCGATTCCAAAGGGGCTTGGCAGGGAAGAGAGATGGAGAAGAACACCAGATGATCTGGTGTCTGAAGAAAAACGACTTTTTTGCGGGGAGGCCGGGGGGATCTGATCCGAAGTCTCTGATGTATTCATAAGCGAGGTCATTGAAAAGATTTTTAAAAAGAGTTTGTGCAGGAAGCAACGGGTGGAGGTACTCTTTATTTGCTTTTTTTAAAAAAATATACTATACAATACCCTCTTGTTCATTATAAACTTAGAGCAGTAATATTTTTTCTCTATTTCATAGATTCAATGCGTAGGGGGTTGTAGGCAGGTGCTGGCAAGTATCAAGGAAGACCTTCTTAAGGCCGGAAAGGACGAAGGGTGTATAACCTTCAGTCATCTCAATGAATTATTACCGGAAGATGTAAAAGATCCCGGAGCCATTGAAGCAGTTTTCGATTTTCTCAATGCCCATAATATTGAGATCGTCACTGTTGAAGACTCGGGAAAAAAAAGAACGCTTTCCGGTGAGGAGTGGACCGGGAAGGAGGAATTTCAAGACGACGATGAGCACAGCGGGGTTGCTGTTGCTGAAGAGCACGAGTCAGAAGAGACCACAACCACTTACCTGCGGGAAATGGGCCAGTTTGAGCTGCTCACCCCGGAAGAAGAGGCGCATTATTCCAGGGCAATCCGGGAAGGTTTTAATGCCATTATTTGTGCTGTTCGTGAAGATGCATCAAATGTGCCGGAGATCAAGAGCCTGATAGATCGGATTGATCTTTGGGAACGACGTGATCCTACCTTAAAACCCAAGAAACAGCAGCTCAACTATATGCGCAAATGCGTGGAAAAAGCTGCTGCCAATCATCAGGAACAACGTGAGCTGTTTGAGCTGCATACCCGATTAGGGGCCTATAACCGCTCTATTGAGACGGCAAAGGATTGTATGATCCGGGCCAACCTCCGTTTGGTGGTCTCCATTGCCAAACGCTATATGCATCAGGGCCTGACCCTGGCCGATCTGATCCAGGAAGGCAATCTGGGGCTGATGCGGGCCGTGTTCCGTTTTGACTACACTAAGGGCAATAAGTTCTCCACCTATGCCTCTTGGTGGATTCGCCAGGCCATTACCCGGGCGATCCTGGACAAGACCCGGACCATCCGTCTGCCGGTCCATTTCCTGGAGCTGCGGAGCCAGTTCTTTAAGGCCTTCTACTCCTTGCTGAAGGAATTGGGTCGCGAGCCGACTCCGTCGGAAATTTCCGAGATGACGGATCTGCCCATGGATAAGATCCTGGCCATCCTGGAGGCCTCCCGGGAGCCGATTTCTTTGGAAACACCGGTGGGGGATGATGATTCCACCCTGGGGGATTTTCTGGAGAACTCGGAATCCGAGTCGCCGTACGATACTGTGCAGAATCGGGAGCTGGCCGGTCGGGTGACTGAGGTCCTCTCCACCCTGACGGACCGGGAGGAAAAGATTATCCGGCTTCGTTTCGGGATCGGCGAAAAGGCCGAGTACACCCTGGAGGAAATCGGGAAAAAATTCAATGTGTCCCGCGAGCGTATCCGTCAGATTGAGAAAAAGGCCCTCAATCGCCTGCGCCACTCCAGCCGGCGGGAAAAACTCCGCTATTTTCTCGACTGAGACCTGTCGAATAGTAACTTGTTCTTGTTGTTCGAAAAGCCTCTTCCTTTGGAAGGGGCTTTTTTTGTTTTTTGCTGGCTATTCCAGTCATTCTTGTGTATTCGTTGAGGCTCTCGCTGAGCTTTTTTCTCGTTATAATATTAACTTTTTTTTTGCATTTTCAATGGACTCTCTCATACAGCAGGCCGGATTGGGCGATATCCTTGCCAAGGTCCGGGCCGAAGAACGTCTCTCTTTGGAAGATGGCAAACATCTCTTTGCCTGCCCTGATATCCTCGCTGTTGGCTATCTTGCCAACATCGTGCGGGAACGCAAAAACGGCAACCAGGCCTTTTTTATCTATAACCAACATATTAATTATTCCAATATCTGTACCAATCTCTGTAAATTCTGCGCCTTTGGCAAAGAAAAAGGTGATGCGCTGGCCTATGAGATGGGGATTGCAGAGATCAAGGACAAGGTCAGGGCGCGGCAGAACGAGCCCATCACCGAGATCCACATGGTGGGTGGCATTCACCCGGACCTTCCCTATTCTTATTATCTTGAGGCCCTGCGCGGAATCAAAGAGGTTCGACCGGAGGTCCATATTCAGGCCTTTACCTGTGTAGAGATCCAGCACCTGGCTGACCTGAGCGGCCAGTCCGTGGGGGATACCCTGGAGGAGCTGAAAGCGGCAGGGCTGGGCTCCCTGCCCGGCGGGGGGGCCGAGGTCTTCAGTCCCCGCATCCGGGAGATGACCTGCCCGGACAAGCTGAGCGGGGAAGGGTGGTTAGAGGTGGCCAAGACAGCGCACCAACACGGCCTGCACACCAATGCCACCATGCTCTACGGCCATATTGAGACCATTGAGGAGCGGCTGGAGCATCTGGATGCCCTGCGCCGGACCCAGGATGAGACCGGGGGCTTCCTGACCTATATCCCCCTGGCCTTTCATCCCAAGAACACTGCCATGACCGAACATGCCCGGACCACGGGCATGGAGGATCTGAAGAATATCGCGGTGGCCCGTCTGATGCTGGATAACTTCCCCCATATCAAGGCCTACTGGGTGATGATCGGGCCCAAGTTGGCTCAGGTGGCCCTGTCCTTTGGTGCCGATGATCTGGACGGCACGGTCAAGGAGGAGCATATCACCCGGATGGCAGGGGGGGAGAGCGAGCAGGCCCTGGGGCATAAGGCCTTGATCCGGCTGATTAAGGAAGCAGGGCGGGAGCCGGTGGAGCGGGATACCCTCTATAAGGTATTGGGAAGGTTTTGAGTTAGGGAGGCGCCCTCCTTTGGTGACAAGGTGGGGCAATGAGTAAGCGGTGCAGAGAATTTTACATTATTTGATTTCGTTGTCCTTAACCCGGCCTACGCAACGGGTTCTTCTCTTCCGTCACAGGAGGGGAAGGGCTGTCCCTCAGGGGATCATTTTGCGGCACAGGGGGAGAAGAACTCGTTCCCAAGGATGGATGTACGTGGCGATTGCACCGCGCTGAAAAGATGATAAGGGAGATCTTTCCATGGAAAAGCTTATGAAGTTTATCAGTGATTTTGCCCCATTTATTGCCTCATATCCGGGATTCGTCAAAGTACTCTTCATCTTGTGGGTTTTTATCAGCGCAGCCCTCTTTGTCTCGCTCATTCTGGCTCGTTCCTCAAACCCTCCAGCAAAGGAAGTAGCTACCGGAAATTCGAAACGATCTGCTGCGTCAGCACGAGACGTTTGGATGATTATCGAAGGTCTCGAGTTTTTCGCAGCCCGCCCTGGCGCCCAGGTGCGGGTGACCGCAAATGTTAATGGTACAAATTTTTTGTACCCAAGTGTTGGGGGGATTGAGTGGCTTGAGGTGGGACCGTCTATGTCATCTCAGGTCTATCATCTTCCACCTACACGTGAGCGTTACCTTGTTCGATTCGAGGCGGAGGTGAGGATACCAGCAAGAGCAGGCAAAGAAGAAATATTGGGAAAACTTACAAGCGTAAAAGAGGATATTATAGCAGCGCAAGGCGACATCCCTTTCTCTGGAAAATACATTTTGCATACCTTTGACCCTGTCCATATGGCTCGTGGTGCGGAGGCCAGGGCGATGCTGCTGTACCGGCTCACCTATGACCCTAAATAAACTTTAATTGAAAGCTGTTTTACTCTTTACTACAGAATCTTTAAGGGAGAAATGAGCCGAAGCGGTAATAACGGCTGAGATGTTCACTGAGTAAAAAAACAGGCCCGCCCTGAGGGCTTTGCAAGCTAAACAGGCAATCATTATGCAATCCAAACTAAAAAACCTCTTTTTCTATGTGCCCCTGGACATGAGCTTTGCCAGCCTTGTTGGCAGGCTCCTTATCCTGGCTATCCTGCTTATCTGGGGCTGGAAGCTCATTTTTGCATCCATCGCCTCCAATGCGGCCGGAAAGAGCCTGCTCCATCTGGTCAATACCCCCTTTCATGAGGCGGGCCATATCTTCTTCCGTCCCTTGGGCTCGTTCCTCACCTCGCTGGGCGGGACCCTGGGCCAACTCCTCATGCCCCTGATCTGCATGGTCGTCTTTCTCCTCCAGACCCGGGATACCTTTGCAGCCGCAGTGGGGCTGTGGTGGTTGGGCGAAAACTTTCTCGATATTGCCCCCTATATCGGAGATGCCAGGGCCGGAGTCCTCCCCCTGCTGGGGGGCAACACCGGCCACTCCTCTCCCTATGGGTTCCATGACTGGGAGTTTCTCCTTACCGAGACCGGGCTCCTCCGCTATGACCTGACCCTGGCCCGTCTGTCCCACGGCTTCGGCAGTGCGCTCATGCTCCTTGCCCTTGCCTGGGGTGGCTATATCCTCTGGAAGGCCTATAACGAAGCGCTTTGATGAGCGCTTCACCAGAGAGCCTACCCGCAATACCCCAAAGGTTGTATGATAAGAGGGGACGAGTAGCCCCCTTTTGTAAACAGCAAGGCGGCTCATTCGCCTCCCCCATACATAACCATACATAATACAAAAGAAATAAAGAATCCACCCCCCCGGAGGGGGTGGTTTTCCATGACGAAAGAAAGAGAGACTCCCGCGCAACCATGAATAAACAAGGCATCCCCGCAACTAAGATCCAACCCTACGTTTTTCTCCTTCTCTTTCTCCTGTCTTTTTCTTTGGGCGCCTGTGGCCCCAAACCTATTCCAGCCGGTTCTGCCGAGGCAAGAAAAGAAATCCAGCCGGGGATCTCCTCACCCCTGCTCCATTATCCCTCTGATCTCGACCCGCTGGAAAAAAACAAGGCCGCCCTCCTGGATATTGGCGAGGAGGCCTTGTTGTTGCGCATTCATCTCATCCGGGCTGCTCGTCGCTCCATAGAGTTGCAAACCATTATCTGGATCAACGACGAAAGCGGTCGGTTGCTCATGTACGAGATGATCCAGGCTGCCAAACGAGGGGTCAAGGTCCGCCTG is from Candidatus Electrothrix sp. GW3-4 and encodes:
- a CDS encoding HD domain-containing protein, coding for MRVPGVATCIALVEQYKMLPNIRRHSLLVARIAELLAQQLHERLPEGQVPDQDLCVNGALLHDIAKTPCLKEGCDHAATGAEICQRHGYPEIAEIVAGHVILQDFSPERYRQGLFLAQEIVYYADKRVRHDTIVSLDERLEYILENYGGNDERVQGLIRDNFSRCEQLEDVLFTFLDFFPEQLDRKVKQHAGQSSLAGLSFEATCSEQGVV
- a CDS encoding ribonuclease Z, with the translated sequence MEIFFLGVGETCDTAHGNSSSILTTNNGTRILLDCGFTVPHQYFRIVEDPTRLDYIWISHFHGDHYLGLPLLFLRLWQMGRTKPLAIVGQKGIEEWVMKLLEMAYPTFSQKIGFSFKFHVISPRATAHIAGMEWSTALTQHTQYNLGLLLKDGSKKLYYSGDGRANTRVRRLIRGCDFAIHESFNMVDTYPYHGSITSTLKLADEMDIGQVALVHLEHSLRKNEIDTIKRIVQDRPNTLLPVAGDRLSF
- a CDS encoding OmpA family protein, with amino-acid sequence MTSRTLQVLTVLLLSLLILSMVPVAATAGGRKPQRPKAKPALRFDARDDASPKYIRMADNFFVFYDPSTAMAVPYKKTGMTRLEMSKQILLKSNAAMPDLRWQTGLYPHWKNVMWLPASPGSFQPYYALQNYDKDNFASALGELPVLSSGPPMLQMSLMKMEYLLGLPGRTEIFLFTNGEDARFKGIDEPAPLFQAEMLARKYDICYTIISSATTPEAERLLHKIAEVNDCSQVVDFDTVAAHPEYLFGRLYMTPDGLFDNVLFAFDKANIRRKYRGTLDRLGNYLLEHPTHYAVLSGFCDIIGTEKYNMRLSQRRAERAQKYLLDHFPALTKERILLYWYGYAHPVASNKTVAGRRLNRRVTIMIRKGF
- a CDS encoding amidohydrolase, with the translated sequence MTPDILLTDICLPDPFGDAPLKSNCCLAIQGDSICQIGPAHEFDALEAKRVIKGRGQLALPGLINGHCHAAMTLFRGLADDLSLADWLNNYIFPAEARYVQPDMVYWCSKLAAAEMIFSGTTTVADGYFHEHHAAKAFAETGLRAVAAQGVIDFPAPGVPDPEKKINHAAEFLTQWRSHPLIRPAVFAHSPYTCSPGTLVAAKELARSEKTLFFIHTAETEQEISMIHDKQGDSPVRHLHNLGLLDAGTVCIHAVWLDEQDLDILAETGAGIVVCPQSSLKLASGKAPLQAMLARGIRVGIGTDGAASNNRLDLIREMDSCAKLNKLRNLDPVAVPANTLVNMATQGGAAVLGLHRKIGRLEEGKHADIMLVNLDTPHLQPVHGSDLPLYAIQGSDVQTVLINGILVMQDRKILSFDLEETVEQVRRLAEQVKKSL
- the malQ gene encoding 4-alpha-glucanotransferase, whose amino-acid sequence is MNTSETSDQIPPASPQKSRFSSDTRSSGVLLHLSSLPSPFGIGDLGPESFAFIDFLAQSGQQYWQVLPLGPTNEIFGNSPYMSSSAFAGNPLFISPEQLIQDGLLSTADLPEHNFSEFLVDFAQVTAWKKGTLNKAWQTFQQQTAPAEQDRFFTKLIDTHHWLKMYSLFMALKQQFHQQGWMQWPQKIRCCQPEAIRRTTKELQKEIRYFQFEQYLFFRQWEKLHSYAQKKGIQIIGDLPIYVGLDSADVWAHQEIFTLSPQTGEPTHVAGVPPDYFSDTGQLWGNPLYRWQSKGAVQKKLLTWWQQRLQAILSTVDIIRIDHFRGFESYWSVPAEEETALNGSWKDGPGRSFFEEMKKQLGDLPIIAEDLGIITPAVEKLRDDLGFPGMKILLFAFDDDPENAYLPQNMSRNCVVYTGTHDNDTAVGWYLSKEVPREAKALARRYANCQDTDAGHFHKQMIYLAQSSVAALSILPMQDILGFGNDCRMNQPGTASNNWQWRCAPQFITKTLAAELKASTTLFGRLPAKKEEKAKNNIDNESERG
- a CDS encoding sigma-70 family RNA polymerase sigma factor — its product is MLASIKEDLLKAGKDEGCITFSHLNELLPEDVKDPGAIEAVFDFLNAHNIEIVTVEDSGKKRTLSGEEWTGKEEFQDDDEHSGVAVAEEHESEETTTTYLREMGQFELLTPEEEAHYSRAIREGFNAIICAVREDASNVPEIKSLIDRIDLWERRDPTLKPKKQQLNYMRKCVEKAAANHQEQRELFELHTRLGAYNRSIETAKDCMIRANLRLVVSIAKRYMHQGLTLADLIQEGNLGLMRAVFRFDYTKGNKFSTYASWWIRQAITRAILDKTRTIRLPVHFLELRSQFFKAFYSLLKELGREPTPSEISEMTDLPMDKILAILEASREPISLETPVGDDDSTLGDFLENSESESPYDTVQNRELAGRVTEVLSTLTDREEKIIRLRFGIGEKAEYTLEEIGKKFNVSRERIRQIEKKALNRLRHSSRREKLRYFLD
- the mqnE gene encoding aminofutalosine synthase MqnE produces the protein MDSLIQQAGLGDILAKVRAEERLSLEDGKHLFACPDILAVGYLANIVRERKNGNQAFFIYNQHINYSNICTNLCKFCAFGKEKGDALAYEMGIAEIKDKVRARQNEPITEIHMVGGIHPDLPYSYYLEALRGIKEVRPEVHIQAFTCVEIQHLADLSGQSVGDTLEELKAAGLGSLPGGGAEVFSPRIREMTCPDKLSGEGWLEVAKTAHQHGLHTNATMLYGHIETIEERLEHLDALRRTQDETGGFLTYIPLAFHPKNTAMTEHARTTGMEDLKNIAVARLMLDNFPHIKAYWVMIGPKLAQVALSFGADDLDGTVKEEHITRMAGGESEQALGHKALIRLIKEAGREPVERDTLYKVLGRF